In Meriones unguiculatus strain TT.TT164.6M chromosome 17, Bangor_MerUng_6.1, whole genome shotgun sequence, a single window of DNA contains:
- the Son gene encoding protein SON isoform X3 produces the protein MAADIEQVFRSFVVSKFREIQQELSSGRSEGQLNGETNTPIEGNQAGDTAASARSLPNEEIVQKIEEVLSGVLDTELRYKPDLKEASRKSRCVSVQTDPTDEVPTKKSKKHKKHKNKKKKKKKEKEKEKKYKRQPEEFESKLKSHHDGNVDLESDSFLKFDSEPSAMTVEHPVRAFGISEASETPLVLESPVVSMEVQESHSLETLKPATKTAELSVGSTSVISEQSEQPVSVPLEPPMTKILDSFAAAPVPMSTAVLKSPEPVVTMSVEYQKSVLKSLETSPEISKTTLVELPIAKVLEPSETLALVSETPAEVHPEPSTSTMDFPESSTTDVQRLPEQPVEPPSEIADSSMTRPQESLELPKTTAVELQESMVASALELPGPPATSMLELQGPPVTPVLELPGPSATPGPELSGPLSTPVPELPGPPVAVVPELPGPSVTPVPQLSQELPGPSAPSMGLEPPQEVPEPPVMAQELPGMPAVSAAIELTGQPAVTVAMELTEQPVTTTELEQPVAMTAVEHPGHPEVTTATGLLGQPEAAMVLELPGQPVATTALELSGQPSVTAVPELSGLPSATRALELSGQSVATGALELPGQLMATGALEFSGQSGAAGALELLGQPLATGVLELPGQPGAPELPGQPVATVALEISVQSVVTTSELSTMTVSQSLEVPSTTALESYNTVAQELPTTLVGETSVTVGVDPLMAQESHMLASNTMETHMLASNTMDSQMLASNTMDSQMLASNTMDSQMLASSTMDSQMLASSTMDSQMLATSSMDSQMLATSSMDSQMLATSSMDSQMLATSSMDSQMLATSSMDSQMLATSSMDSQMLATSSMDSQMLATSSMDSQMLATSSMDSQMLASGAMDSQMLASGTMDAQMLASGTMDAQMLASSTQDSAMMGSKSPDPYRLAQDPYRLAQDPYRLGHDPYRLGHDAYRLGQDPYRLGHDPYRLTPDPYRMSPRPYRIAPRSYRIAPRPYRLAPRPLMLASRRSMMMSYAAERSMMSSYERSMMSYERSMMSPMAERSMMSAYERSMMSAYERSMMSPMAERSMMSAYERSMMSAYERSMMSPMADRSMMSMGADRSMMSSYSAADRSMMSSYSAADRSMMSSYTDRSMMSMAADSYTDSYTDSYTEAYMVPPLPPEEPPTMPPLPPEEPPMTPPLPPEEPPEGSALSTEQSALTADNTWSTEVALSTEESVSQPEPPVSQSEISDPLAVPANYSVSESETSMLASEAVMTIAEPAREPESSVMSTPVESAIVAEHEMVSERPVTYMVSETTMSAEPTVLTSEPSMMLETSETYDSMRPSGHAISEVSMSVLEPAVTISQPAESSLELPSMAVPAPSSITATESPVVAVPELSAVADPEPPTMAVPETPTVAVSEPPVVAAPEPPVMTAPELCSLSVSEPPVAVLELPAVADPEHASTVVSGVSSLEPSVPMLEQAVSVLQPVMIVSEPCVPVQEPTVAISEPAVTVPEHTQIISPEMAIESSPIVVESSVVSSHVMKGVNLLSADQSLGPEVGTQEIVLHPSEEPHDGGHMKRDFYENEYDRNTDYTISSHLIAKDTEHNTVCTATIGPVGETSEEKILPFSETKEVTELDTCPAVSEADVGRSLPSQLAQEPDTVGTSKGLEFVTASAPSLDSKYDVEVSLTTQDTEHDMVISSSPSGGSEADIEGPLPAKDIHPDLLSTNSVVCKDTEDSVPIKEADQAVAVALSPKESSDDTEVPPPNKEVVPDSGYSASIDEINEADLVRPLLPKDMERLTSLRAGIEGPLLASEVERDKSAASPVVISIPERASESSSEEKDDYEIFVKVKDTHEKSKKNKNRDKGEKEKKRDSSLRSRSKRSKSSEHKSRKRTSESRSRARKRSSKSKSHRSQTRSRSRSRRRRRSSRSRSKSRGRRSVSKEKRKRSPKHRSKSRERKRKRSSSRDNRKTVRARSRTPSRRSRSHTPSRRRRSRSVGRRRSFSISPSRRSRTPSRRSRTPSRRSRTPSRRSRTPSRRSRTPSRRSRTPSRRRRSRSVVRRRSFSISPVRLRRSRTPLRRRFSRSPIRRKRSRSSERGRSPKRLTDLDKAQLLEIAKANAAAMCAKAGVPLPPNLKPAPPPTIEEKVAKKSGGATIEELTEKCKQIAQSKEDDDVIVNKPHVSDEEEEEPPFYHHPFKLSEPKPIFFNLNIAAAKPTPPKSQVTLTKEFPVSSGSQHRKKEADSVYGEWVPVEKNGEENKDDDNVFSSSLPSEPVDISTAMSERALAQKRLSENAFDLEAMSMLNRAQERIDAWAQLNSIPGQFTGSTGVQVLTQEQLANTGAQAWIKKGQILVAVFLPRSVPAVLFTTLLLPRPRISS, from the exons TGGAAGGAGTGAAGGCCAGCTGAATGGTGAAACAAATACACCTATTGAAGGAAACCAGGCAGGCGACACAGCTGCCTCTGCAAGGAGTCTCCCAAATGAAGAGATAGTGCAgaagatagaggaggtcctttcTGGGGTCTTAGATACAGAACTACGATATAAGCCAG aCTTGAAAGAGGCCTCCAGAAAAAGTAGATGTGTGTCTGTACAAACAGATCCTACTGATGAAGTTCCCACCAAAAAGTCAAAGAAGCATaaaaagcacaaaaacaaaaagaagaaaaagaagaaagaaaaagaaaaagagaaaaaatataaacGACAACCAGAAGAATTTGAGTCCAAGCTGAAATCTCATCATGATGGGAATGTTGATCTAGAATCTGATTCCTTTTTAAAGTTTGATTCTGAACCTTCAGCAATGACAGTGGAACATCCTGTAAGAGCATTTGGCATATCTGAGGCCAGTGAAACCCCCTTAGTGCTAGAATCTCCAGTAGTATCAATGGAGGTTCAGGAGTCACACAGTTTAGAGACTCTGAAGCCAGCTACAAAAACTGCAGAACTGTCAGTTGGGTCTACATCAGTAATCTCAGAGCAGTCTGAGCAGCCTGTGTCAGTTCCGCTGGAACCACCAATGACAAAGATTCTGGATTCCTTTGCAGCAGCACCAGTGCCTATGTCAACAGCAGTGCTGAAGTCACCTGAGCCCGTTGTAACAATGTCAGTGGAATATCAGAAGTCTGTGCTGAAATCTTTGGAGACGTCTCCAGAGATATCAAAGACCACGCTGGTAGAGCTTCCCATAGCAAAAGTGCTTGAGCCATCAGAAACCCTCGCGTTAGTATCAGAGACACCTGCTGAGGTGCACCCTGAACCAAGCACATCAACAATGGATTTTCCAGAGTCATCTACAACTGACGTGCAAAGATTGCCAGAGCAGCCTGTAGAACCACCATCGGAGATCGCAGATTCATCCATGACAAGACCTCAGGAGTCACTGGAGCTGCCTAAGACCACAGCGGTGGAGCTACAGGAGTCGATGGTGGCCTCAGCCCTGGAGTTGCCGGGGCCACCTGCGACCTCCATGCTGGAGTTGCAGGGGCCCCCTGTGACTCCAGTGCTGGAGTTGCCTGGGCCCTCTGCCACCCCAGGGCCAGAGTTGTCAGGGCCCCTTTCTACCCCAGTGCCTGAGTTGCCAGGGCCCCCTGTGGCAGTAGTGCCTGAGTTGCCGGGCCCCTCTGTGACACCAGTGCCACAGTTGTCGCAGGAATTGCCAGGGCCTTCAGCACCATCCATGGGGTTGGAGCCACCACAGGAGGTACCAGAGCCACCTGTGATGGCACAGGAGTTGCCAGGGATGCCTGCGGTGTCGGCGGCAATAGAGTTGACAGGGCAACCTGCAGTAACAGTGGCAATGGAGTTGACCGAACAACCTGTGACGACGACAGAGTTGGAGCAGCCTGTGGCGATGACAGCGGTGGAACATCCTGGGCATCCTGAGGTGACAACAGCAACAGGGTTGCTGGGGCAGCCGGAGGCAGCAATGGTGCTGGAGTTGCCAGGACAGCCAGTGGCAACCACAGCGCTGGAGTTGTCTGGGCAGCCTTCGGTGACTGCGGTGCCAGAGTTGTCAGGGCTGCCTTCGGCAACTAGGGCACTGGAGTTGTCAGGGCAGTCTGTGGCAACTGGGGCACTGGAGTTGCCTGGGCAGCTCATGGCAACTGGGGCACTGGAGTTCTCGGGGCAGTCTGGGGCAGCTGGAGCACTGGAGCTTTTGGGGCAGCCCCTGGCAACGGGGGTGCTGGAGTTACCAGGGCAGCCTGGGGCGCCAGAGTTGCCTGGGCAGCCTGTGGCAACTGTGGCGCTGGAGATCTCTGTTCAGTCTGTGGTGACAACATCGGAGCTGTCAACGATGACCGTGTCGCAGTCCCTGGAGGTGCCCTCGACGACAGCGCTGGAATCCTATAATACGGTAGCACAGGAGCTGCCTACTACATTGGTGGGGGAGACTTCTGTAACAGTAGGAGTGGATCCCTTGATGGCCCAAGAATCCCATATGTTAGCTTCTAACACCATGGAGACCCATATGTTAGCATCCAACACCATGGACTCCCAAATGCTAGCATCCAACACTATGGATTCTCAGATGCTAGCGTCCAATACTATGGATTCCCAGATGTTAGCCTCTAGCACCATGGACTCCCAGATGTTAGCCTCTAGCACTATGGACTCCCAGATGTTAGCAACAAGCTCCATGGACTCCCAGATGTTAGCAACTAGCTCTATGGACTCCCAGATGTTAGCAACCAGCTCCATGGACTCCCAGATGTTAGCAACCAGCTCCATGGACTCCCAGATGTTAGCAACCAGCTCCATGGACTCCCAGATGTTAGCAACCAGCTCCATGGACTCCCAGATGTTAGCAACCAGCTCCATGGACTCCCAGATGTTAGCAACCAGCTCCATGGACTCCCAGATGTTAGCAACCAGTTCCATGGACTCCCAGATGTTAGCATCTGGTGCAATGGATTCTCAGATGTTAGCTTCTGGCACCATGGATGCTCAGATGTTAGCATCTGGCACCATGGATGCCCAGATGTTAGCATCTAGTACCCAGGATTCTGCTATGATGGGTTCAAAATCTCCTGATCCCTATAGGCTAGCTCAGGATCCTTACAGATTAGCTCAGGATCCCTATAGGTTGGGTCATGACCCTTATAGGTTAGGCCATGATGCTTACAGGTTAGGACAGGACCCTTATAGATTAGGCCATGATCCCTACAGACTAACTCCTGATCCCTATAGGATGTCACCTAGACCCTACAGAATAGCACCCAGGTCTTATAGAATAGCACCTAGACCATACAGGCTAGCACCTAGACCCTTGATGTTAGCATCAAGACGGTCTATGATGATGTCCTATGCTGCAGAACGTTCCATGATGTCATCTTACGAGCGCTCTATGATGTCTTACGAGCGCTCCATGATGTCTCCTATGGCTGAACGCTCTATGATGTCAGCCTATGAGCGCTCCATGATGTCAGCCTACGAGCGCTCCATGATGTCTCCCATGGCTGAGCGCTCTATGATGTCAGCTTATGAACGCTCTATGATGTCTGCTTATGAGCGCTCCATGATGTCTCCCATGGCTGACCGATCTATGATGTCCATGGGTGCCGACCGGTCTATGATGTCATCGTACTCTGCAGCTGACCGGTCTATGATGTCATCGTACTCTGCAGCTGATCGATCAATGATGTCATCTTACACTGATCGTTCAATGATGTCTATGGCAGCTGATTCTTATACTGATTCTTACACTGATTCCTATACTGAGGCATATATGGTGCCACCTTTGCCTCCTGAAGAGCCTCCAACAATGCCACCATTGCCACCTGAGGAACCACCGATGACACCCCCATTGCCTCCTGAGGAACCACCGGAGGGGTCAGCATTATCCACTGAGCAGTCAGCATTAACAGCTGACAACACTTGGTCTACAGAGGTGGCATTATCTACTGAAGAATCTGTATCACAGCCTGAGCCTCCTGTGAGTCAAAGTGAGATTTCAGATCCTTTGGCAGTACCTGCTAATTATTCAGTGTCAGAATCAGAAACTTCAATGTTGGCATCAGAGGCTGTTATGACTATTGCAGAACCTGCACGAGAGCCAGAGTCTTCAGTTATGTCAACTCCAGTTGAGTCTGCCATAGTAGCAGAACATGAAATGGTTTCAGAGAGACCAGTGACTTACATGGTTTCTGAGACTACCATGTCAGCTGAACCAACTGTGTTAACATCAGAGCCTTCTATGATGTTGGAGACGTCAGAAACATATGATTCCATGAGACCATCAGGACATGCTATTTCAGAGGTATCTATGTCCGTCTTGGAGCCAGCTGTAACTATATCACAGCCAGCAGAGAGCAGTCTAGAGCTGCCATCCATGGCTGTCCCAGCACCTTCCAGTATAACAGCCACAGAATCTCCTGTTGTTGCTGTCCCAGAACTTTCTGCTGTGGCTGATCCAGAACCTCCCACTATGGCTGTCCCAGAAACCCCCACTGTGGCTGTCTCGGAACCTCCTGTTGTGGCTGCTCCAGAGCCTCCTGTCATGACTGCTCCAGAACTTTGCTCCTTGTCTGTCTCAGAACCtcctgtggctgtcctggagcttccAGCTGTGGCTGACCCAGAGCATGCTAGCACTGTAGTGTCAGGTGTTTCTTCCCTGGAGCCTTCTGTGCCTATGTTGGAACAAGCAGTATCAGTCCTTCAACCTGTTATGATTGTTTCAGAACCATGTGTTCCTGTCCAGGAACCCACTGTGGCAATTTCAGAACCTGCTGTCACAGTCCCAGAGCACACTCAAATAATATCACCTGAGATGGCTATAGAGTCTTCACCAATAGTAGTGGAGTCTAGTGTTGTGTCATCGCACGTTATGAAAGGAGTGAATTTACTCTCTGCTGATCAAAGTCTTGGTCCAGAGGTTGGCACGCAGGAAATAGTGTTGCATCCGAGTGAAGAGCCACATGATGGAGGACACATGAAAAGAGACTTTTATGAAAATGAATATGATAGAAATACAGACTATACTATAAGCAGTCACCTAATTGCTAAGGATACAGAGCATAATACAGTGTGCACTGCTACCATTGGTCCTGTTGGTGAAACAAGTGAAGAGAAAATTTTGCCTTTTAGTGAGACTAAGGAAGTCACAGAATTGGATACCTGTCCTGCTGTTAGTGAAGCTGATGTAGGAAGAAGTCTACCTTCTCAACTTGCTCAGGAACCAGATACAGTGGGAACTAGTAAAGGGTTGGAATTTGTCACAGCATCTGCACCCAGTTTAGATAGTAAATATGATGTTGAAGTTTCTTTAACTACTCAAGACACTGAACATGACATGGTCATTTCCAGCAGCCCAAGTGGTGGCAGTGAAGCCGACATAGAGGGACCTTTGCCTGCTAAAGACATTCATCCTGACTTACTGTCCACTAACAGTGTTGTTTGTAAGGACACAGAAGACTCAGTACCTATAAAAGAGGCTGACCAGGCAGTAGCAGTTGCTCTTAGCCCTAAAGAAAGCAGTGACGATACAGAAGTACCTCCTCCCAATAAAGAAGTAGTTCCTGATTCAGGATACTCTGCCAGCATTGATGAAATTAATGAAGCTGACTTAGTGAGACCGTTACTCCCTAAGGACATGGAACGTCTTACAAGCCTTAGAGCTGGCATTGAAGGACCTTTACTTGCTAGTGAAGTTGAACGTGACAAATCAGCTGCCAGTCCAGTTGTAATTAGTATACCAGAAAGAGCTTCAGAGTCTTCTTCAGAGGAAAAGGACGATTATGAAATTTTTGTAAAAGTTAAGGACACACatgaaaaaagtaagaaaaacaaaaaccgtGACAAAGgcgagaaagagaagaaaagggactCTTCATTAAGGTCTCGGAGTAAGCGTTCCAAATCTTCTGAACATAAGTCACGCAAGCGAACCAGTGAGTCTCGCTCCAGAGCAAGGAAAAGATCATCTAAGTCTAAGTCTCATCGTTCTCAAACACGGTCACGGTCACGTTCAAGACGCAGGAGGAGGAGTAGCAGATCAAGATCTAAGTCTAGAGGAAGACGGTCTGTATCAAAAGAGAAGCGCAAAAGATCTCCAAAGCATAGATCAAAGtccagggaaagaaaaaggaaaagatcaAGCTCTCGGGACAACCGCAAAACAGTTCGAGCTCGGAGTCGAACTCCAAGTCGTCGGAGTAGGAGTCACACTCCTAGTCGACGGAGAAGGTCTAGGTCTGTCGGTAGGAGGAGGAGTTTCAGTATTTCCCCCAGCCGCAGGAGCCGCACCCCCAGCCGCAGGAGTCGCACCCCTAGCCGCAGGAGCCGAACCCCCAGCCGCAGGAGCCGCACCCCCAGTCGCAGGAGCCGTACCCCAAGCCGCAGGAGCCGCACCCCAAGCCGTAGGAGAAGATCAAGGTCTGTGGTAAGAAGACGAAGCTTCAGTATATCACCAGTCAGATTAAGGAGATCAAGAACACCTTTGAGAAGAAGGTTTAGTAGATCTCCCATTCGTCGTAAAAgatccaggtcttctgaaagaggaaGATCACCCAAACGTCTAACAGATTTGG aTAAGGCTCAATTACTTGAAATAGCCAAAGCTAATGCAGCTGCCATGTGTGCTAAGGCTGGTGTTCCTTTACCACCAAACCTGAAGCCTGCACCTCCACCTACAATAGAAGAGAAAGTTGCTAAAAAGTCTGGAGGCGCTACCATAGAAGAACTAACTGAG aaatgcaaacagATTGCACAGAGTAAAGAAGATGATGATGTAATAGTGAATAAACCTCATGTTTcggatgaagaggaagaagaacctCCTTTTTATCATCATCCCTTTAAACTCAGTGAACCCAAGCCCATTTTTTTCAATTTGAAT ATTGCTGCAGCAAAGCCAACGCCAccaaaaagccaagtaacattaACAAAGGAATTTCCTGTGTCATCTGGATCTCAACATCGGAAAAAAGAAGCCGACAGTGTTTATGGAGAGTGGGTTCCTGTAGAGAAGAATGGTGAAGAGAACAAAGATGATGACAATGTGTTCAGCAGCAGCTTGCCCTCAGAG